Proteins from a genomic interval of Quercus robur chromosome 9, dhQueRobu3.1, whole genome shotgun sequence:
- the LOC126698834 gene encoding stemmadenine O-acetyltransferase-like — protein MKLSSLFKVVSKEIIKPSSPTPTNLHHYRLSFFDQTMPPMYISSIYFYEKNDAYSKFNINSSAKSSALKQSLSNILKHYYPLAGRLKDNNLSVDCDDEGVLYREAEVKCQLSDIVAEPNPTEMKKFLPCDNDGTHHLPFAVQVNHFTCGGIAIGACISHKIADGSSFIHFMKNWAATARGESDVIYPQFQSSTLCPPATNLSGFDPTYVMPKEKLVLKRFVFSSASVEALKAKYVESSAGLELYPSRVDALSTFIWSRYATTIDQVKSESEKLHIILYAVNLRRRLNPPLPDCTFGNLFRLIPAIVSKETSQEDWYGIVRKLRDAKRKLDNFDVKNLQKSSEQLDLVKEFSGKLMAPDTVVSTFSGLCGFPRYDVDFGWGKPLWIGRVSLPYKNLITLTDTKFGDGIEAWINLNEEEMVKFERDKELLSYAKI, from the coding sequence atgaagctctCTTCTTTGTTCAAAGTAGTCTCCAAAGAGATTATCAAACCATCTTCACCAACACCAACCAATCTTCACCATTATCGGCTTTCCTTTTTCGACCAAACAATGCCTCCCATGTATATTTCATCTATCTACTTCTACGAAAAGAATGATGCATACTCAAAATTCAACATTAACAGTTCTGCCAAATCTAGTGCACTCAAGCAATCATTGTCTAACATCTTAAAGCATTACTACCCTTTAGCTGGTCGCCTTAAAGACAACAATCTCAGTGTAGACTGCGACGATGAAGGCGTCTTGTATCGCGAGGCTGAAGTCAAGTGCCAACTTTCAGATATTGTTGCAGAGCCAAATCCTACAGAGATGAAGAAATTTCTTCCATGTGATAATGATGGCACACACCATTTACCCTTTGCAGTTCAAGTCAACCACTTCACTTGTGGTGGTATTGCTATTGGCGCATGCATTTCCCACAAGATTGCCGATGGCTCATCCTTTATCCACTTTATGAAAAATTGGGCCGCCACAGCTCGAGGCGAAAGTGATGTTATATATCCACAATTCCAATCGTCCACTCTGTGCCCACCTGCGACTAATTTATCTGGATTTGACCCAACATATGTTATGCCAAAAGAGAAGCTTGTATTAAAGAGGTTTGTGTTTAGTTCTGCTTCAGTAGAGGCTCTTAAAGCAAAATATGTAGAAAGTTCAGCTGGCTTAGAATTATACCCAAGCCGTGTTGATGCCTTGTCAACTTTTATATGGAGTCGATATGCAACCACAATTGATCAAGTAAAGTCTGAGTCTGAAAAACTGCACATAATTCTTTATGCAGTGAATTTGCGGAGGAGGTTGAATCCTCCATTACCTGACTGCACTTTTGGAAATTTATTCCGACTCATACCAGCCATTGTGTCTAAAGAAACCAGCCAGGAAGATTGGTATGGAATTGTGCGCAAGTTGAGAGATGCAAAAAGAAAACTCGACAATTTTGACGTGAAAAATCTACAGAAGAGTAGTGAACAGTTGGATCTTGTCAAAGAGTTTAGTGGAAAACTCATGGCACCAGATACAGTTGTCTCAACTTTCTCAGGATTGTGTGGGTTTCCCAGATATGACGTTGACTTTGGGTGGGGAAAGCCTTTGTGGATCGGTCGGGTTAGCTTGCCATACAAGAATCTAATCACGTTGACAGACACCAAATTTGGGGATGGAATAGAGGCGTGGATAAACTTGAACGAGGAAGAAATGGTCAAATTTGAAAGAGACAAGGAGCTCCTTTCGTATGCTAAAATATGA
- the LOC126698836 gene encoding premnaspirodiene oxygenase-like, translating to MALQFSLAFTTFLLLLSLFWLLKVWRRIKPQNKVQKLPPGPRKLPLIGNLQNLVGSLPHHALQQLAGDHGPLMHLQLGEISAIVVSSPRLAKEFMKTHDLAFAERPELLAPKILSYGGSDIAFSPYGDYWRQMRKVCMLELLSAKKVQSFSSIREEEISSLIESIHSSEGSPINFTENICSLTSTIVCRAAFGTKCKDQDEFTLLVRESSALAGGFDIADLFPSKKFLHMVSGLKFKLEKIHGKIDKILDKIIHDHRENPMSAETGNGELWKEDLVDVLLRLQQSGSLEFPITTNNIKAVILDMFGAGTDTSSTVIDWAMSEMMRQPRVLEKAQAEIRQAFDGKKRIYEKDIQNLNFLKLVIKETLRLHPPVAMLLPRECREPCEIDGYEIPLKTKVIVNAWAIGRDPALWHDAESFIPERFANSSIDFNGTHLEYIPFGAGRRMCPGITFGMANIELPLAQLLYHFDWELPGSMRPEDLDMTEFFGIVVRRKNNLHLVAAPYSPSE from the exons ATGGCCCTTCAATTTTCGTTGGCTTTCACCACATTTCTTCTTTTACTCTCTTTGTTTTGGCTATTAAAGGTATGGAGAAGAATTAAACCTCAGAACAAAGTGCAGAAGTTGCCGCCAGGGCCAAGAAAGTTACCACTAATAGGAAACTTGCAAAACTTAGTAGGCTCACTACCACACCATGCTCTCCAGCAACTAGCAGGGGATCATGGACCCCTTATGCACCTACAACTAGGTGAAATCTCTGCAATTGTGGTATCATCCCCCAGGCTGGCCAAAGAGTTCATGAAGACGCATGATCTTGCCTTTGCAGAGAGGCCAGAACTACTTGCCCCTAAAATTTTAAGCTACGGTGGCTCAGACATTGCTTTTTCTCCATATGGTGATTACTGGAGGCAAATGAGAAAGGTTTGCATGTTGGAACTACTAAGTGCCAAGAAGGTCCAATCCTTCTCTTCtattagagaagaagaaattagTAGTCTCATTGAGTCCATCCACTCATCTGAAGGATCACCAATcaattttactgaaaatatttgCTCTTTGACAAGTACCATTGTATGTAGAGCAGCATTTGGTACCAAATGCAAAGATCAAGATGAATTTACATTGCTGGTCAGGGAATCTTCAGCCTTGGCAGGGGGTTTTGACATAGCTGATTTGTTCCCCTCAAAAAAGTTTCTTCATATGGTTAGTGGGTTGAAATTTAAACTAGAGAAGATTCATGGGAAGATTGACAAGATCCTAGACAAAATCATCCATGACCACAGGGAGAACCCAATGAGTGCAGAGACTGGCAATGGTGAACTTTGGAAGGAGGATCTTGTTGATGTTCTTTTACGCCTTCAGCAAAGTGGTAGCCTCGAGTTCCCCATCACAACCAACAACATCAAGGCAGTCATATTG GACATGTTTGGTGCTGGAACTGATACTTCATCAACCGTAATAGATTGGGCTATGTCAGAAATGATGAGACAACCAAGAGTGCTGGAGAAGGCTCAAGCTGAGATAAGACAAGCCTTTGATGGAAAGAAACGAATCTATGAGAAAGATATTCAGAACCTAAATTTCTTAAAGTTAGTTATAAAAGAAACTCTAAGGTTACACCCTCCTGTTGCAATGCTACTCCCAAGAGAATGCAGAGAGCCATGCGAGATTGATGGATATGAGATACCCCTCAAAACTAAAGTCATTGTTAATGCATGGGCAATTGGAAGAGATCCTGCACTTTGGCACGATGCTGAGAGTTTTATACCAGAGAGGTTTGCCAATAGTTCAATTGATTTCAATGGGACTCACCTTGAATATATCCCTTTTGGTGCAGGAAGAAGGATGTGCCCTGGAATAACATTTGGTATGGCCAATATTGAACTTCCCCTTGCTCAATTACTCTATCATTTTGATTGGGAGCTTCCAGGAAGTATGAGGCCAGAGGATCTGGATATGACTGAATTCTTTGGTATAGTTGTTCGAAGGAAAAACAACTTGCATTTGGTTGCTGCGCCTTATTCTCCTTCAGAATAA
- the LOC126701141 gene encoding uncharacterized protein LOC126701141, whose amino-acid sequence MAVSDGGPVFIKAIDGSGEFKEKHYIARVLKDAIKGIGHEKVVKVIIGNANVMKFAGALIEGEYPKIFWTPCVVHTLNLALKNICVAKNTEKNEVTYEECSWITRIADDASFIRVFIMNHSMILEMFNEFSPLKLLQVADTRFASIVVMLKMLKLIKRCLQAMAISEQWASYREDGVGKALKVEDMILSDLWWDKVDYILEFTAPIYDMLRVADTDKPCLHLVYEMWDSMIEKVKAIIYRYYSIEWLSENPKRISPHRDHEISMERSKCLDGYFEDESELKVVKFEFAAFSGGSFPSPDALIDKWDLLPLVWWQYHGSAFPTFQSLAFKLLGQPCSSSCFEMNWSTYKFIHSLKRNKMAPAHAEDLVYVHSNLRLLSRRNEEYVNTSTKMWDIAEDSWNESDIHGGAGILENAALTLNEPELEAMDIGNVNTSVTTSESEVRSEAIDLDDDDASI is encoded by the exons atggcTGTATCAGATGGAGGTCCAGTGTTTATTAAGGCAATTGATGGGTCAGGTGAGTTCAAAGAAAAACATTATATTGCTAGGGTGTTGAAGGATGCTATAAAAGGAATTGGacatgaaaaagttgtcaaagtcATCATTggtaatgctaatgtgatgaaGTTTGCTGGAGCTCTTATTGAAGGTGAgtatcctaaaatattttggacaccCTGTGTTGTCCACACTCTCAATCTAgctttgaagaatatttgtgTAGCAAAAAACACTGAAAAGAATGAAGTTACATATGAAGAATGTAGTTGGATTACACGTATTGCTGATGATGCATCCTTCATACGTGTTTTTATTATGAACCATTCAATGATATTggaaatgtttaatgaatttAGTCCATTAAAATTGCTCCAAGTTGCTGATACTAGATTTGCTTCGATTGTTGTAATGCTGAAAATgttgaagttgataaaaagatgccttcAAGCCATGGCTATTAGTGAGCAATGGGCTTCTTATAGGGAGGATGGTGTTGGAAAAGCTCTAAAGGTGGAAGATATGATTCTAAGTGATCTTTGGTGGGATAAAGTTGATTATATCCTTGAATTCACAGCACCTATTTATGATATGCTACGAGTAGCAGACACAGATAAGCCTTGTCTTCATCTTGTGTATGAGATGTGGGATTCAATGATAGAGAAGGTGAAGGCAATAATATATCG GTATTACTCCATTGAATGGCTTTCGGAGAATCCAAAACGCATATCTCCACATCGGGATCATGAAATTTCCATGGAAAGGAGCAAGTGTTTGGATGGATACTTTGAAGATGAGAGTGAATTAAAGGTGGTGAAGTTCGAGTTTGCTGCATTTTCAGGAGGGAGTTTTCCTTCACCAGATGCCTTGATAGATAAGTGGGACTTACTACCTTTGGTTTGGTGGCAATACCATGGCTCCGCATTTCCAACTTTTCAATCTCTTGCCTTTAAACTTCTTGGACAACCTTGTTCATCCTCATGTTTTGAGATGAATTGGAGCACatacaaattcattcattctttaaaaagaaacaaaatggctcCTGCACACGCTGAAGATTTGGTATATGTGCATTCTAATCTTCGACTCTTGTCAAGGCGCAATGAGGAGTACGTAAATACATCAACAAAGATGTGGGATATTGCAGAAGACTCTTGGAATGAGAGCGACATACATGGAGGAGCTGGAATTCTTGAGAATGCAGCCCTTACACTTAATGAGCCAGAGTTGGAGGCCATGGATATTGGGAATGTTAATACTAGTGTTACTACTAGTGAAAGTGAAGTTCGAAGTGAAGCTATTGatcttgatgatgatgatgctagtATTTGA